The stretch of DNA GCCAGCTCGACCTTCTCCTTCGCCTCCGACGCGTCGGCCTTCTTCTGCTGCTGCTCCTGGTCCTTGCTCTGCTCCTCGAGGCCGCGGAACGACGTCTCCTTCGCCGTGGCCAGCCCCACCGCGCGCCCCGCCGACTGCGGCCGCAGGGCGATGAACCGCTGGCGGACGCCGTAGGTCAGGTCGGAGGTCTGCCCGGGGAGCGAGTCCACCTCGTCGAAGACCGGGATCTCGGACGCCTTCACCCCCGGCGTCGGCCGGAAGCCGTACTGCAGGAACGGCTCGATCACGTGCTTCATCTTCGGCGAGTACGACCAGTGCGGCGTGTCGTAGATCCGCTGCAGCCGCGGACCGGTGAAGGTGAAGCCGGCGCTCCAGAGGTTCCGGAACAGCGAGCGGGAGACGATCGTCGTCGAGTCGGTCTCCGACGGGCGGCCGGTGTAGTAGGTGCCGCGCCAGCCGGCGGAGAACGTCAGGTCGCCCCAGGCGCGCTTCAGCAGCGGCGCCGTGAGCTGCGGGGCGAAGTCCACGCGGCCCCAGCGGCTGTGGGCCGTCTCGACGAGCTCCGAGTCGTCGGAGACGCCGGTCGAGCCGGTCGGCAGTTCCAGGAGGTCGCGGCCGAAGCCGGCGATCGACGACTCGAAGGAGAAGTAGAACGGCGTCTTGCCGATCTGCTGCGCGCGGCCGCGCAGCTCGAGCTGCGGGAAGGTTGTGTTGATCGTCTTGCCGGTGAGCCGCCCCTCGTAGGTGCTGCCGCCGAGGAAGTACTGCTGGTAGCGGCGGGCGCGCAGCGAGAGCGAGTACCAGCCCCACGTCTTCGTGAGGTCGATCGTCGAGTCGGTCTGCGGCGTCGCGGCGACGGCGAGGTTCGTCTCGTAGTCGGTGAGGTAGTTGAAGTCGGAGACCTGCTGAATGCTCGCCGTCAGTTGGAAGTCGTTCCAGAACGGCTGCGACTGGCGCCAGTCCACGCGGTAGCGGTTCGTCCCCCGCACCTGGTCGTGGATGTAGTGCACGTCGCCGGACGCCTTGCCGAGCCAGGTCGGCAGCCAGTCGAGCTGGGCCTCGAGGCCGAGGCCGACCTTCGTGTAGGCGGTCGTGGTCAGCGTCAGGTCCGCGTTGTCGGCGAACGGCCAGTAGTACGGCACGCCGACCGACGTTCCGAGGTTCGTCGAATTGCGGAACTCGGGGAAGAGCAGCCCCGCCGCGCGGCCGCTCTTGATCGGCCAGACGAGGTACGGCGTGTAGAAGACCGGCAGTTGGCCGGCGCGGAAGGCGACGTTCTTGAGGTGCGCGTAGTGGCCGATGTGGAAGATTCCCGACGAGAGGCGGAACGACCAGTACGGCGTCGGCTGCGTGCAGGTGGTGAAGACGCCGTCCTCGACCTTGAGGTGGTCCTTGTCCAGGCGCTCGACCGTCTTGGCGCGGAGAACCGCGTTGTCCTGGTCGAAGTAGCCGACGACGTCCTCCATCTTCCCGGTCTGCGGCCCGAGGTTGTAGGCCAGGCGCCGCCCGGCGAGCAGCGCGCCGGGGAACGAGAGGACGACGTTGCCGTTCGCCTCGACCGTGCCGAGGTCGCGGCGGTAGACGACCTCGTCGGCCTGGATCTTCGCCTCGCCGGTCTCGATCTCCACGTACTCGCTGAACCGCAGTTCGTCCCCCTGCTCGGAGGCCCGTCCGGAGCGGACGCGGACGATCCCCGGCAGCGCGAGGGTCGTCGGCGGCGCGGCGGACGCGGGCGCGGCGGCCGCGGAGGAAGAGCCGCCCGCGGCCGCGGGCTGCGCCGGCTCGGCC from bacterium encodes:
- the lptD gene encoding LPS assembly protein LptD: MTGRLVAVWGALAALAGASAVLAAPPAEPAQPAAAGGSSSAAAAPASAAPPTTLALPGIVRVRSGRASEQGDELRFSEYVEIETGEAKIQADEVVYRRDLGTVEANGNVVLSFPGALLAGRRLAYNLGPQTGKMEDVVGYFDQDNAVLRAKTVERLDKDHLKVEDGVFTTCTQPTPYWSFRLSSGIFHIGHYAHLKNVAFRAGQLPVFYTPYLVWPIKSGRAAGLLFPEFRNSTNLGTSVGVPYYWPFADNADLTLTTTAYTKVGLGLEAQLDWLPTWLGKASGDVHYIHDQVRGTNRYRVDWRQSQPFWNDFQLTASIQQVSDFNYLTDYETNLAVAATPQTDSTIDLTKTWGWYSLSLRARRYQQYFLGGSTYEGRLTGKTINTTFPQLELRGRAQQIGKTPFYFSFESSIAGFGRDLLELPTGSTGVSDDSELVETAHSRWGRVDFAPQLTAPLLKRAWGDLTFSAGWRGTYYTGRPSETDSTTIVSRSLFRNLWSAGFTFTGPRLQRIYDTPHWSYSPKMKHVIEPFLQYGFRPTPGVKASEIPVFDEVDSLPGQTSDLTYGVRQRFIALRPQSAGRAVGLATAKETSFRGLEEQSKDQEQQQKKADASEAKEKVELAKTLAPVEFASIEVSQSYSFVNALLQKYQIDPTTGKVRRDESGNAIGDDRSFSPVQVRARLNATAEEVFDLTAIYDPANRKLTDTSLSALLRLSADHYVSASWYRRVAPAEGLYDATNYLRARWGAVAPNRRLSLETEWDWNAQDHKLDHQRYEVRWATQCCSFRFGFDQRSFVDNDRREFSLIIDLFGIGEVLNFQRSTQ